A window of the Henckelia pumila isolate YLH828 chromosome 3, ASM3356847v2, whole genome shotgun sequence genome harbors these coding sequences:
- the LOC140887626 gene encoding probable aquaporin NIP5-1 isoform X2, protein MICLWVITCEVKQVGAEFVGTFILIFAATAGPIVNQKYNGAETLIGNAACAGLAVMIVILSTGHISGAHLNPSLTIAFAVFRHFPWAHVPAYIAAQVSGSICASFALKGVFHPFMSGGVTLPSVSNGQAFALEFLITFNLLFVVTAVATDTRAVGELAGIAVGATVLLNILVAGPSSGGSMNPVRTLGPAVAAGNYKSIWIYIVAPTLGAVAGAAIYTLVKLRGEDEDGVPPPRQVRSFRR, encoded by the exons ATGATATGTCTGTGGGTCATAACCTGCGAAGTGAAGCAG GTGGGGGCAGAGTTTGTGGGAACCTTCATCCTCATATTTGCAGCAACTGCTGGGCCAATAGTGAACCAAAAGTATAATGGAGCTGAAACACTGATTGGAAATGCGGCCTGCGCGGGATTGGCCGTGATGATAGTGATTCTATCGACTGGGCACATCTCTGGAGCACATCTAAATCCTTCACTCACCATAGCATTTGCGGTATTCCGTCACTTTCCCTGGGCACATGTGCCCGCATACATTGCCGCGCAGGTATCAGGTTCTATATGCGCGTCATTTGCACTCAAAGGCGTATTCCACCCTTTTATGTCTGGTGGTGTCACCCTGCCTTCTGTCAGCAACGGTCAGGCTTTTGCTCTAGAGTTCCTCATTACATTTAATCTACTCTTCGTGGTAACAGCAGTTGCTACTGATACCCGTGCC GTAGGAGAACTGGCAGGTATAGCAGTTGGAGCTACAGTCTTGCTTAACATTCTTGTTGCTGG GCCATCTAGTGGTGGTTCAATGAATCCAGTGAGAACTCTAGGACCAGCTGTTGCTGCGGGGAATTACAAGTCGATATGGATATATATTGTGGCACCAACACTTGGTGCTGTGGCGGGAGCAGCCATCTATACACTCGTTAAACTCCGAGGAGAAGATGAAGATGGGGTTCCACCACCGCGCCAGGTTAGGAGCTTCCGTCGTTAG
- the LOC140887626 gene encoding probable aquaporin NIP5-1 isoform X1 codes for MPDFEEGAATMSAPVTPGTPTPLMSSLRVDSLSYDRKSMPRCKCLPVDAPTWGTPHTCLTGFSPNDISLTRKVGAEFVGTFILIFAATAGPIVNQKYNGAETLIGNAACAGLAVMIVILSTGHISGAHLNPSLTIAFAVFRHFPWAHVPAYIAAQVSGSICASFALKGVFHPFMSGGVTLPSVSNGQAFALEFLITFNLLFVVTAVATDTRAVGELAGIAVGATVLLNILVAGPSSGGSMNPVRTLGPAVAAGNYKSIWIYIVAPTLGAVAGAAIYTLVKLRGEDEDGVPPPRQVRSFRR; via the exons ATGCCGGACTTTGAAGAAGGAGCGGCAACTATGTCGGCTCCGGTGACTCCGGGGACGCCGACTCCGCTGATGTCTTCGCTGCGGGTGGATTCACTGTCCTACGATCGCAAGTCAATGCCTCGATGCAAGTGCCTGCCTGTGGATGCGCCAACATGGGGTACGCCTCACACATGCCTCACAGGCTTCTCTCCAAATGATATCTCCCTCACTCGGAAG GTGGGGGCAGAGTTTGTGGGAACCTTCATCCTCATATTTGCAGCAACTGCTGGGCCAATAGTGAACCAAAAGTATAATGGAGCTGAAACACTGATTGGAAATGCGGCCTGCGCGGGATTGGCCGTGATGATAGTGATTCTATCGACTGGGCACATCTCTGGAGCACATCTAAATCCTTCACTCACCATAGCATTTGCGGTATTCCGTCACTTTCCCTGGGCACATGTGCCCGCATACATTGCCGCGCAGGTATCAGGTTCTATATGCGCGTCATTTGCACTCAAAGGCGTATTCCACCCTTTTATGTCTGGTGGTGTCACCCTGCCTTCTGTCAGCAACGGTCAGGCTTTTGCTCTAGAGTTCCTCATTACATTTAATCTACTCTTCGTGGTAACAGCAGTTGCTACTGATACCCGTGCC GTAGGAGAACTGGCAGGTATAGCAGTTGGAGCTACAGTCTTGCTTAACATTCTTGTTGCTGG GCCATCTAGTGGTGGTTCAATGAATCCAGTGAGAACTCTAGGACCAGCTGTTGCTGCGGGGAATTACAAGTCGATATGGATATATATTGTGGCACCAACACTTGGTGCTGTGGCGGGAGCAGCCATCTATACACTCGTTAAACTCCGAGGAGAAGATGAAGATGGGGTTCCACCACCGCGCCAGGTTAGGAGCTTCCGTCGTTAG